The sequence below is a genomic window from Vidua macroura isolate BioBank_ID:100142 chromosome 10, ASM2450914v1, whole genome shotgun sequence.
TGCACATTCAGCTCGGagaataaaagagagaaaaccgTCTTGTGCAAACCCAGGCAGGTTTGGATTCCCCTCGGGAGAGCAGGTGTGTGCCACTTTACCTGTGCTGTCGGTAAGAATTCACAGTGTCTTACTAGCACGTGAGTTCCACAACAGAGAAGTCAGTTTCACttatttttcagacagaaaGAGCATGTTGAGGTGCAGGCAGTGGTGTCGGTGGCTCACCTGGTGTTGGTGCCGAGAACTCCCCAAAGCACTGCGAGATCACTTCCATGGCTCTCGGGGATGGCCACAGCCCTCGGGTCTGGCTGCGGCACGGAGTGCCTGTCCCGACAGCAGAGGGCCGGCGGGGCATGGCCAGGGACAGGCCCCTCGAGGTGAGCTGTGTTCGCTCTAAACTCATCAGTCCCTGGACAGGTGCACTTTAATTTGTGTTTGAAGTGGAATAGTTTTTAGGGAGAACTCCAGAACCACAGCAGATGCTCCTGgtgtgctggagagcagccaaggggctgcaggtgcacCTGCCAGGTGCTGTAGCCTGGCTGGGCGTCTGCTGCAAGCTTTGTCCAGATGTGCTTCACCCTCCCTTTCAAGGCTGGGGGCTTGAGAGAGGTCAGTTCTGTTCAGAGAACCAGAGAACCTCAATAACCTCTTCTGAATGTCTTGAGGAACTGTCACACTTCCACTTGACAAGTCATGTCAGCTGCCTTGGGAAGAAAACCTGAAACCTGAGGGAATCCTGAAATGAATGTCACCTGTCTACTCAGTGACCTGAATTGGAAACACCTCCGTTCTTGGCAGTGCCAGCTGAGGTATTCCTTATCCTAAACTCAGTTTCAGTCAGAAAAAACACAAGGTGatgggtttattttgtttgggcttttttgagGTGAAATCTAACAAGAGTGTGTGTGCCACTCCTTCAGAACTGAGTGGTGTGGACAGACCTAATGATAGTGTGTGTTAACTTATCTAATGTGGATTATAGGTGACACTGGAGTAATGAATTAATCCTGCTATATTAAAAAACACACTTTGGAGTTTTGCTTTACGCAAAAATCCTCTTACGTCCCAATTGTCAGTAAGAAAATTACCTTCCACTACAAGTTTTGCTGAATTACAGAAAACTTAATCAAATCCTTAGGAATTATTGCTTGATAAATCATGATGAAAGCACAGGTTGTAACAGGTGTTGGAACCATGGCTTGACTTCGATCCTGCCTATGCAGGAGGCAATTAGTTCACCAGGCTGATGCTGCCAGAGGTCTGCCAGCACAGTGTAAGTGAGACCAGATGTAGAATCTTTAATTGCTGGTATTCAGTGCCTAGAGAGTAACTCCGTGGGAGGTTTTTTCCACGGTTACTTCCAAGTTCTTGCAGGAAGACCGAGCTTCCCTTCACTGAGGCCAGACTTGTTCTTGTGCACATTTCCGAGGGCTGCTGCCAGGTGCTGGTGACAGCTGCTTAGGGCTTGGACATAACTCCAGAGCTCTCCCAGGAGGAACACTGTCAGGactggttttcctccttttgcaTTGTATCTATTGACACCAAGCCTCACCCGTCCCTTTACTGCCATTTTCCACCAGCGTGAGGCttcccctggcagtgtccctcGTGGCTCGCTGCCTGCTCCGAACGGCGCACGGACGAGATCTGGCACAGCCTATGGGGAGCTCTGTTTGCTGTCATGATTCAAGCAGAACGTTCCCGTGGCAGAGTTGCAGGCAGGGTCAGTTGTGGTGACAGCATGGTGgctgggaggtggcaggggCAAGGACCCCTCCAGGGAGAGCCAGCCCATGCCAGGGGATCCCAGCTGATCCCGCACGGCCGAGCACACAGCGTAACCACGGAGCAGCTGCCGCGCACTCGTGTGTTAGCACAGCTCCTCAGTGTaggttttgcaaaatatttattgcaaaataaaagaaatatggcAACAAAACTTAAATACCAAATGACAAGACACTGGCCATAAAGCTCTTGCTATATTATGAATCTTTTACAATGATCAATAGTAGAGTgtgtcccagggcagctgcacgTGGACAACCTTGTGTCACTGGCTCCAGCCATCTGCAGTCTGTGAGACTTGTGCCTCCTGCTTGCACCTGTACCTGGCCCGATCCCCCTAAAGCAGACAGGAGCCAGCAATTCCACACATTACACATGGTGTAATGTACCATGCCATACCCCAGccccttctctcctttttcctgttgAAGCCACCGCAGCTGACCCAGTGCCCTTCCCTTCCGTAACGTAGCAGGGAATGGAGAAACACTGCTGAAGTACCTACTGTTCCCCCCACAGCTTCTCCTGTGAGAGGTTGCTTggatttccttcctttctcacctACTAGGAAAGGacaggcagccagggaggatTGTGAACAGCCAGGGGTCAGGTTAGAATTGCTAAAGCCTGAAAGAATTAAATCTGGCCAGGGGCATCAAGGGCAACAAGCAAAGCAACCTCTATAGGTACACTGGTGATAAAAGGAAGACCTGGGAGAATGTGGACCCTCTGTGGAAGGGAACGGAACACCAGTTCCCTGGGCCGTGGAGAGGGCTGAGGTACTCAGTCATATTTCTGACTCAGCCTTCGTGGcaagctgctccagccactctgcccaaGTCGCAGGAGGCAAAGGCAGAGAGTGGGAGAGCAAAGttgcctgcagcaggagaggactGGGGTTGGGGAGGTCGAAGGGACCTGAAGGTGACCAAGTCCATGGGACCTGATGAAATGCACCCACTGGTTCAGAGGGACTGGTGGAGGAAGTGGCTTGGCCACTATCATCCATCGTGTTTGAGAAGTTGTGGCAGTCCAGAGGAGTTCCCACTGACTCCAAAAGGGAAAACATAACCCTCTTTTTTTAGAAAGAGGAATAAGGAAGATCCAGAGAACTACAGGAGGTCAGGTTTCACATCAGTGCCTGGAAAGAGCTTGGAGCAGATGCTCCTGGATATTAtgctaaggcacatggaaaataagGAGGTGATTGGTGATAGCCAACATGGCTTCACTAAGGGCAAATCATGAGAACTTAGAgtcccttccagggcctaaaggtgctacaagagagctggagagggactttggacaagggcctggactgacaggacaagggggactggcttcccactgccagtgGATAGGGCGAGATGGGATATcgggaaggaattgttccctggcagggtgggcaggccctggcacagggtgcccagagcagctgtggctgcccctggatccctggcagtgcccaaggccaggctggacactgaggcttggagcagcctgtgatagtggaaggtgtccctgtccatggcaggagaATTGGAATAGATGATAGtctcttccaaaccaaaccctcTTGTGATACTAAAGCCTTTTATTAAAGGCTCACCACCATCAGAGGGAGTCTGTACTGCTGATGAAAGGGCTTTTAGGTGTGCTCCAAACAGGAGCCTCTTAAGCCACATATCAATGGAAGCActctttatataaaatataattaaattataaaaggTAACTGTGTGTGTGTAATCTTCCTAAGGCAcccaagaattttaaaagaccttgtcCTACTCACGTTACTTACAGCACACTCTTGTTCCTCTTCTGCCCAAAGTTACAACTGTTGGCTAGTCAGAAACCTTAGCACACAAGATGACATAGTTGAACAGCATAAAAAATAggaaccaaaaccaaaccccagtGAAGCACTACGTCCAGACAGCTCGAGTCTCACTAGCAGTGCATCACGGGCAACACATGGAAATTGTCACGTTGATGCCGAGGTTTCCGTTGTCAGCGAAAAGGTGTGCAGTAGCTGTATCAAAAATGAGGCAGTTGCTGTTGCGGATGGCCACGGACACACCGTCGtggatggagcagggagaagCCTCCCAGGTCAGccggtggcagctgctgtgcagctccagtCTGTACTGAAAGTTCTCTGCCTGCTTACGGGTGCCGATGAGCAACACGGTGGCAAAAAACTGCTGGTGACCTTCACACTTCTCCTGTTTCTTCAGCACCAGCATGAAGTGGTGACCAAAGCACGACTGCATCATCACCCAGTCCACTGCCCCTGGCAGGTTAATGTCTGTGGCAAGGAAAATGATGTCTTCtccctgaagggtggtaatgCTTTTGTGGGCATGCATGAGGTGGGACATCACGGCTTCCAAGGACCCCTCCCAGTCACAGGAGGTACCAGGGCACGGGCAGGAGTAGGGACGGTACTCACAGATGGCTTCatgttttggcttttctgtgtGGTGGAGTGTCAGGGAGCAGCCTGTTGTGGCATACTGGAAAGAGACCAAACACAAGCCGTCAGGAAAGGCAACAGCACTAGTATGTGCTGCTCCCACCCGTCAGCTGGAAACACAGGTGATCAACCACAGCTCTCATGCTCATTGCAAATTTCACATTACTTGTATGGAGCCCTGGATTCAAGCTGAGCTTTACTTAGATTTTGTTTCCACTTAAAATGGATTCTTCTTGTCTTTTGAGGTTGTTTTTTCCTAACGCAAGCACTTAGATAAAATGGGCTGTATGGCTGAGTTGCTGTTAGATCTGCTGTAGTAGTTAGATCTGATCCGTCCAGATCAGCTGGAGAGGTCCTGGCTTGgatattccttttctttaaaaagaacagaGGATTCTAGTTTCAACAACTGGGGTGGTGGGTGGGTGTCCTCTGCAGGGGGATGCGGGGGGGTGGTCTGGGGATATGGATGGGGGGTGATGGCTGAGGCTTTTCTGCAGGGCTACAGGGGTGGGGGGTGATGGCTGGGGGCTTTCTGCAGGGCTACAGGGATGGGAGGTGATGGCTGGGGGCTTTCTGCAGGGCTACAGGGATGGGGGGTGATGGCTGGGGGCTTTCTGCAGGGGCACAATGATGATGGGTGATGGCTGGGGGCTTTCTGCAGGGCTACAGTGATGGAGGAGGTCCCGCCCGTCCCCCTGCCCAGCCGCTCATCCTTACCTTGCACGGGAAGAGGACAGCCGAGGCCACCTTCTCCAtggccaggttcctgatgttgGGGGTGAGGGAGCCCCGGCAGGTGGGGCAGAGGCTCAGCTGCTGCCGGCATTGCTTGCACACCAGGTGCCCGgcctggcactgcaggatgGGCGGCAGGATATAGTCGAAGCAGATGGGGCACTCGAAGAGCGAggtcagctcctgctgctgttgctgctgctgggggggaggaagaggaggaggagggggaggcgGCGGAGAAGCCCCGCCGGTCCCCGGCAGGACGGCGGCGGGGGACGGggcgtgctgctgctgctttccgCAAGGCTTGCTagggccggggccggcggagGACGGGCGGCTCATCGCGCCTCGCCACCGCCGCCACCATCGGGCCGCGCTGGGGAGGCGGGCGGAGGCggaggaggcagaggcagaggcgGAGGATGAcgcagaggcagaggcagaggcagaggatgaggatgaggatgaggcagaggatgaggatgagaatgaggcagaggcagaggatgaggatgaggatgaggatggacGGGGCGGTGCGGGGCGAGCGGCGGCTGCGcgcggcccccgccccgctcccggcgtGCCCCGCGTGGGCCCGCCCGCGACCGCCCGCCCTGCGCGGGAGCGTGCCCTCGGCGGGAGCGTGTCCCCTCACAGGGAGCGTGTCCCCTCACCGGGACCGTGTCCCCTCGGCGGGACCGTGCCCTCGGCGGGAGCGTGTCCCCTCACAGGGAGCGTGTCCTTTCACCGCTCACCGGGAGTGTCCCCTCACCGGGACCGTGCCCTCGGCGGGAGCGTGTCCCCTCACAGGGAGTGTCCCCTCACCGGGACCGTGCCCTCGGCGGGAGCGTGTCCCCTCACACGGAGCATGTCCTCTCACCGCTCACCGGGAGCGTGTCCCCTCACCGGGAGCGTGTCCCCTCACCGGGACCGTGTCCCCTCACCGGGAGCGTGTCCCCTCACCGGGAGCGTGTCCCCTCGGCGGGAGTGTCCCCTCACCGGGAGCGTCCCCTCGGTGGGACCGTGTCCCCTCACCCGGAccgtgtcccctcacctggGCCGTGTCCCCTCACCGGGAccgtgtcccctcacctggGCCGTGTCCCCTCACCGGGAGTGTCCCCTCACCGGGAGCGTGTCCCCTCAATGGGAGTGTCCCCTCACCGGGACAGTGTCCCCTCACCGGGAGCGTCCCCTCACCCGGACCGTGTCCCTTCCCTGGGACCGTGCCCCCTAACCGGGAccgtgtcccctcacctggGCCGTGTCCCCTCACCGGGAGTGTCCCCTCACCGGGACCGTGTCCCCCACCGGGAGTGTCCCCACCGGGAGCATGTCCCCTCACTGGGAGTGTCCCCTCACCGCGACCGTGTCCCCTCGGTGGGACCGTGTCCCCTCGGTGGGACCGTGTCCCCTCACCCGGGACCGTGTCCCCTCACCGCGACCGTGTCCCCTCACCGGGAGCGTGTCCTCGGCGGGAGCGTGCCCCCTCACCGGGACCATGTCCCCTCACCGGGACCATGTCCCCTCACCGTGAGTGTCCCCTCACCGGGAGCGTCCCCTCGGTGGGACCGTGTCCCCTCACCGGGACCGTGTCCCCTCACCGGGAGTGTCCCCTCACCGGGACCGTGTCCCCTCACCGGGAGTGTCCCCTCACCGTGAGTGTCCCCTCACCGGGACCATGTCCCCTCACCGGGAGTGTCCCCTCACCGGGAGCGTCCCCTCACCCGGACCGTGTTCCTTCCCCGGGACCGTGCCCCCTAACCGGGACCGTGCCCCCTAACCGGGACCGTGCATCCCCCCAGGCCTGGGCCCCTCTCCCGGTGTCGCGGGAGCTGTGCGTGCCCGGGCGCTGCAGCGCTGGGGCTGAGCCGCGGCTCCGCACTGGGGTCGCAGACCTCACTTCAGCGGTAACCAGCACCTCCTCATCCCGGCCCAGCATAATCTCTGGCTGGGTGCCGcggctgctttttattttttataaaattcaATAAACCTGAACCAAGTTTCTGGATCGCTTGCAGAAGGTTTATTTTCTCAGTTGTCGTTAGCAACACGCTTTAGGGCGTAACTTACAGGTCGTTTTGGAGTAATGACAATGAAAAAGGAAGTGGACGGTGGTTTCCGTGAGCTAGAAGCAATGTGCCCTGTCCATGCTTGTCAGGCGAATGCAGGGTGCCAGGATTTGACAAAGGCAGTAAAATCACTGGATCACAGATCCCCAGagcagtttgggttggaaaagccctctaagacccaacaagtccaaccattaccccagcactgccaaggccaccactaaaccatgttcccaaatcccacatctGCTCAGCTTTTAAGTCCCTCCAGAGATGGAAACTCCACCACAGCCacgggcagctgtgccagggcttgactctttcctttccctgccagCTGTCGTGGGGAGCAGGAGAACAGGCATCCTACCACCTGGAAAAGGAATGCAGTGGGACAGGGTTGCAAGTCACTGTTCCTGCAGTGCATGCTTTTGCAGTGCACCCTTATGGACAGGGTGTCCCTTCAATGCACCAAAGGCTTTTTGATTGGGGAGAGAGCTTTTTGTCTCCCAGACTGCAGGGTCCTGTGCAGCTGGTAGTGTGTGGGAGATGCCAGTACCCTTCAggagcagggctccatcctgcTCACTCCTCAGAAGAAGGGGTCTGTCCCGTTCCAGCTGACGGTCGCACCTGCCCACTTGGTCCTGATTGCCATCTCCAGGGCTGGGCGCctcttccctgggctgcaggggcctTCTCTTTGAGCCTCTTCCCAGTGATGTGAATGAGTgtctgaagatgaaaaataaatgtctaaaaaaaatctttaaaaccCAACCCCACTCAAAAGGGCTTCAGTGACAGCTAAAAGCAGAAGCTTCTGCAGCTGTATTGGTGTAGATGTGCTGCCATTCTgccccagggagcagggggagggtAAGCAGGGCCTCCTGGGCTGGGGACTGCTCCTGCACCGCGGGCTCCCCCGGGAAATTCCGGTGCTCTaagtgcagctctgggctgcttGCACGCTGTGTTTGCATACTGCTTTTCTGAGCAGATGCTCAGATAGTATCTGTGGCCACACCAGGTATCATGACGGTTGATCTCAAATCACTCTGCTTCCCTGCAGATTTACCCTTTATTTTCAAGGTTCTGACTTCGCTTTGAATGCTGCAGTGAAAGAGCAAGGAAGGAGGCACCCAGTGAGGAAGGTAAGTgttgcacagcagcagagaaacaagAACCTTGCACCCCAAACACAAAACCTGGTTCACAACCCAAGCGTTGCTACAGGAGCAGTTTGTCCCTCCTGGGGGGATATGAAACTTGGTGGGGAGCACAAGGGCCAGGGTggcagctggtgctgagcaggAAGACACACTTGAGCCTCAGTGAGCCAGGCAGGTGGCCCTGCTGCGTGCCGGCCTCGCTGCGTTGGTGTGCAGGTTTTGTCTGGGATAGAATTCATTGCCTTCCCAGCGTCTGGTGTGGAGCAGTGTtgtggatttgtgctgaacacagggttgattATACAGAGGTGATTTTGTTatggctgggcagtgccagcataGCCAAGGCCCTTTTGCTTCCTCCTACTGCCGCGCTGGTGAGGAAGTTGGGAGTGCATGGCAGGCTGGGAgaagacacagccaggacagaggaGCCAAAATGGTCAAAGGGGTATTCCAGACCgtatgacatcatgctcagtatgtgaagtggggggaaggaagagaaaggactTTTGAgcatggtgtttgtcttcccaagtcactgttgtgtgtgatggggccctgcaaCACCTGCCTGCCTAAGGAGGAAGTGAATTCATTCTTTATTGTCCTTGgtctgtgtgtgtggcttttgcttttcttactACCCTGTCTCTATCTCAAGCCACAAGTTCTTTAGCTTCTACCCTCCCTGATCCTGCGggtgggggagtgagtgagcagctgcgTGGGACTTGAGGGCTGGGTGGGGTAAcaccccagcagctggagagaatGTTATTATAAATTTTGAATTAATCATGAAACAATCCAGCTTCCTGGTGTGTTTAAACTTTGTATTGAGCATTTAACGCAAGAACGAGTTGTCTGTGATGGTCTGTGATGCCCATACCTCAGCCCCTGGTAAGTCTGGGTCCGTACCTATCGTCAGGTGGGCAGTTTGggtctgctcctgctgcccagtgtAGAAGTACAGGTGGAAAATTCTCTCGGATTTCCAGTCGGAGAGCAGCCGGCTGTCGGTGCCGAAGAGCACGCTGTGCCTGCCCGAGACGCTGCACAGCCACACGGGCAGCCGGGGAGTCCGCAGCCCGGGGCTCACCTGGCCAGGGGGACGCTTGCCAGGAGCCCGGGCTGTGCCGAGGGTCCCGCTGGCCGTGGGGCTGTCCCTGCGCTCACCTGCCGCTCCGCCGGTGCCCGCTCCCAGCGCAGGAAGCCCACGGGGCCCCGCTGCCACGGGGCCTCGCCATCCCCGTCCCCAGCGCCCGGCTCCGGCTCCCGGCAGCCGCCGAGCTGCCGCGGGCTCGCCCGTCCCGTCAGGAGCAGGCTGAGCACGGCCTGCGGGGAAACAGCCCCGTCACACCCCAGGACACGGAGCAAACGGCCTTGCGGGGaatgccctgctcccagctctgccacgtCTGACACGAGTAGGGGAATGCCAGGCTGCcagtggcattttaaaaattattgttactatcatcatcatcatcatcatcatcagttTTTTAAGTGCACAGTCGTGATTAAAATTGCAAAATAGTTTTTTTATGGacttattcttcttttttctttggattAATTAACAAGtgataattttttcctaaatcgGATGTGGGaataataaaaccagaaaacatgCTTGAGACGTGTGGCTGATCCTACCTCTGTACAGGTGACATTTCCAGAACTGATGttcagcagaggagctgtgtcACCCAAATCCTCTTGGACCCTGTGTGGCCAAGCACAGATCATCAGGGCAGCACTGGGCCTGTGCCAGAGGCA
It includes:
- the SIAH2 gene encoding E3 ubiquitin-protein ligase SIAH2; amino-acid sequence: MSRPSSAGPGPSKPCGKQQQHAPSPAAVLPGTGGASPPPPPPPPLPPPQQQQQQQELTSLFECPICFDYILPPILQCQAGHLVCKQCRQQLSLCPTCRGSLTPNIRNLAMEKVASAVLFPCKYATTGCSLTLHHTEKPKHEAICEYRPYSCPCPGTSCDWEGSLEAVMSHLMHAHKSITTLQGEDIIFLATDINLPGAVDWVMMQSCFGHHFMLVLKKQEKCEGHQQFFATVLLIGTRKQAENFQYRLELHSSCHRLTWEASPCSIHDGVSVAIRNSNCLIFDTATAHLFADNGNLGINVTISMCCP